A DNA window from Microcystis aeruginosa NIES-843 contains the following coding sequences:
- a CDS encoding Uma2 family endonuclease — MTIAQSLPLVESHVNPEIIFPQGQFWSDEPPLESNLHLQQIILLIQCLEWWWREREDYFATGNLTIYYSPNQKKSEFCRGPDFFVVLGTNSNPNRRSWVVWREEGKYPNLIIEILSDSTAKVDREEKKQIYQDIFRTPDYFWFDPESREFQGFTLISGQYQPIAPNPQGWLWSQQLGLYLGLSANKLRYFTPEGELVPTPAEAAQQAENRAVEAENRVLEAESQVQQEKQKAAKLAAKLRELGIDTEENL, encoded by the coding sequence ATGACTATCGCTCAAAGCTTACCCCTAGTCGAGTCTCATGTAAACCCTGAGATAATCTTCCCACAAGGCCAATTTTGGAGTGATGAACCCCCTTTGGAAAGTAACCTACATCTACAACAAATTATTTTATTAATTCAGTGTTTAGAATGGTGGTGGCGCGAGCGAGAAGATTATTTTGCCACCGGCAATTTAACTATCTATTACAGTCCCAACCAGAAAAAGTCAGAATTCTGCCGTGGTCCTGATTTTTTCGTCGTTTTGGGGACAAATTCCAACCCCAACCGCAGAAGTTGGGTAGTTTGGCGAGAAGAGGGCAAATATCCCAATTTAATTATCGAAATTCTCTCCGATAGTACCGCCAAAGTTGACCGAGAGGAGAAAAAACAAATTTATCAAGATATATTTCGCACTCCCGATTATTTTTGGTTTGACCCAGAAAGCCGAGAATTTCAAGGATTTACCCTAATTAGCGGTCAATATCAACCGATTGCCCCCAATCCCCAGGGATGGCTCTGGAGTCAACAATTAGGCTTATATTTGGGTTTATCTGCCAATAAATTGCGCTATTTTACCCCCGAAGGGGAATTAGTACCCACTCCCGCAGAAGCGGCACAACAGGCAGAAAATCGGGCTGTAGAGGCAGAAAACCGGGTTTTAGAGGCAGAAAGCCAAGTCCAGCAAGAAAAGCAAAAAGCTGCGAAATTAGCGGCTAAACTGCGGGAATTAGGCATAGATACCGAGGAAAATCTCTAG
- a CDS encoding pentapeptide repeat-containing protein: MRLLAAFDRYPDSVSLTLKPVATDSQKFDLYLTLHLQAQIQSLLGGEIKWGLKGGKLDFVLVNCHLTPNPLSSQELYINRINNHQWRLSFKSPQSIFTGAIERINLGTVSVEEEPYRLTVQFSLTAADICITETSGLWKHDISPNKHSILERKLAFFLMENQFDAFLSRISLGSSQVELDTVLVEPKPAASENLEKLQTQIEGIYAAVSDDFLELAQLAELDPLRDFTGANLLAAELSGISLGMANLYQANLRGANLTDADLSEINGSHASFRGADLSGALLANADLSYADFYRSSLALANLIGSNLEGANLVEVNITQANFSGAKVKGTKFTDNVGMTEELRENLRLRGAFCD, translated from the coding sequence ATGCGTCTTTTAGCTGCCTTCGATCGCTATCCCGATAGTGTATCTTTAACCCTAAAACCAGTAGCCACCGACTCGCAAAAATTTGATTTATATTTAACTTTACACCTACAAGCTCAAATTCAATCTCTCCTCGGCGGGGAAATTAAATGGGGACTGAAAGGAGGAAAATTAGATTTTGTTTTAGTTAATTGTCACCTAACACCAAATCCTCTTTCTAGTCAAGAGTTATACATAAATCGTATTAATAATCATCAATGGCGGTTATCGTTCAAAAGTCCTCAGTCAATATTTACAGGAGCGATCGAAAGGATTAACCTAGGAACCGTGAGTGTTGAGGAAGAACCTTATCGTCTCACGGTGCAATTTTCGCTGACAGCTGCCGATATCTGTATCACGGAAACATCGGGATTATGGAAACACGATATAAGTCCCAATAAACATAGTATTTTAGAGCGAAAGTTAGCATTTTTCCTGATGGAAAATCAATTTGATGCTTTTTTGAGTCGTATTTCTTTGGGGTCATCGCAGGTAGAATTAGATACTGTTCTAGTGGAACCGAAACCAGCAGCATCAGAAAATTTAGAGAAATTGCAGACACAAATCGAGGGAATTTATGCTGCTGTTAGTGATGATTTTCTCGAACTGGCCCAATTAGCTGAACTCGATCCCCTAAGGGATTTTACTGGGGCAAATCTCCTAGCCGCGGAATTAAGTGGTATATCTTTAGGTATGGCCAATCTCTATCAAGCTAATCTGCGCGGGGCCAATTTAACCGATGCTGATTTAAGCGAAATTAATGGCAGTCATGCTAGTTTTAGGGGAGCAGATTTAAGCGGGGCTTTATTAGCTAATGCCGATTTAAGTTATGCTGATTTTTACCGTTCTAGTTTGGCTTTAGCTAATTTAATCGGCTCCAATTTAGAAGGAGCTAATTTGGTTGAAGTCAACATCACTCAAGCGAATTTTAGCGGGGCAAAAGTGAAGGGGACAAAGTTTACCGATAATGTGGGTATGACCGAGGAATTGCGGGAAAATTTACGCTTGCGCGGGGCTTTCTGTGATTAG
- a CDS encoding ferritin-like domain-containing protein → MTVAYPRKFKKTMSARDIMKRVISDREIHLVTLNRYRYNEQRSCKDLTELIETLDGQPKELIQDLSHHVADEARHAYWLTDLLIELGADVGKPPGLSYIDEFERLLDQDQFQGEEQREDGLIAALAAINVTEKRGCEYFAAHIYALKEGEQTPENLKIRETIAKIFPEEAGHVRWGNRWLAKIAQKSPEHRQKVEKAKAKYSAIEQAAYESGMDITLGAELRRVGHLMEIAATMPLWERPQYLMERLPQSLLDPKLQLFRVEAAQKAWNRDPKMFMERFLPMFFNADDNIGKKEKVN, encoded by the coding sequence ATGACCGTTGCTTACCCTCGTAAATTCAAGAAGACGATGAGCGCTCGCGACATCATGAAGCGTGTCATTAGCGATCGCGAAATTCATCTTGTCACCCTCAACCGTTACCGCTACAACGAACAACGTAGCTGTAAAGACCTGACCGAACTGATCGAAACCCTAGACGGACAACCAAAAGAACTGATCCAGGACCTTTCCCACCACGTCGCCGATGAGGCCCGCCATGCCTACTGGTTAACCGATTTATTGATCGAATTGGGGGCCGATGTGGGGAAACCGCCGGGGTTGTCCTATATCGACGAATTTGAACGTCTTCTCGATCAAGACCAATTCCAAGGCGAAGAACAAAGGGAAGATGGACTGATTGCAGCCCTAGCGGCAATTAACGTCACGGAAAAACGGGGATGCGAATACTTTGCCGCCCATATCTATGCCCTCAAGGAAGGGGAACAAACCCCAGAAAATCTGAAAATTCGGGAAACGATCGCCAAAATTTTTCCTGAAGAAGCGGGTCATGTGCGTTGGGGTAATCGTTGGTTAGCCAAAATTGCCCAAAAAAGCCCCGAACATCGGCAAAAAGTCGAAAAAGCGAAGGCCAAATACTCAGCGATCGAACAGGCCGCCTATGAATCGGGTATGGATATCACCCTGGGGGCAGAATTGCGCCGCGTCGGTCATTTAATGGAAATCGCCGCCACTATGCCGCTTTGGGAACGTCCTCAATATCTGATGGAACGTTTACCCCAATCCCTTCTCGACCCGAAATTACAATTATTCCGGGTAGAAGCGGCGCAAAAAGCCTGGAATCGTGATCCAAAAATGTTTATGGAACGCTTTTTGCCGATGTTTTTTAATGCGGACGACAATATCGGCAAAAAAGAGAAAGTCAACTAA
- a CDS encoding IS630-like element ISMae24 family transposase: MRLIRDLNPESQKMLERIYRASKHHQVRERAKCILLSFQGTTIEELSGIFGVTRKTIYNWLTDWEDRKLIGFYNRRGRGRKPKLTEAQGQQVIDWVKEEPKSLKKIQIKIVEEGKLTVSKDTIKRLIKKINMRWKRVRRGVAKTPDEWELEVKLPILEELKKQEKRGEIEIGYLDEMGGDSKPCIPDAWQEEKTTIKLPPIEGKRLNILGIMKRDNQLFYETQVGTVTSEIVINFLDKYCQNIQKKTVIIIDQASIHTSEAFMEKLEEWEKKNLKIFWLPTYSPHLNLIEILWRFLKYEWIEFSAYKDRKSLLAYVKKVLDNFGGEYVINFA; the protein is encoded by the coding sequence ATGAGATTGATTAGAGACCTAAACCCCGAGAGCCAGAAAATGCTAGAGAGAATTTATCGAGCTAGTAAACATCATCAAGTAAGAGAGCGAGCGAAATGTATACTCTTAAGTTTTCAGGGAACCACGATAGAAGAATTGAGCGGAATATTTGGAGTTACGAGAAAGACCATCTATAATTGGTTGACGGACTGGGAAGATAGAAAACTAATTGGTTTTTATAATCGTCGAGGAAGAGGGAGAAAACCTAAATTGACAGAAGCCCAAGGTCAACAAGTTATTGACTGGGTAAAAGAAGAACCGAAAAGCTTAAAAAAAATCCAGATAAAAATTGTAGAAGAAGGGAAATTAACCGTAAGCAAAGACACGATAAAAAGACTCATAAAAAAAATCAACATGAGGTGGAAAAGGGTGAGAAGAGGGGTCGCCAAAACCCCTGATGAGTGGGAGCTTGAGGTCAAACTACCTATTTTAGAAGAACTAAAAAAACAGGAAAAAAGAGGAGAGATTGAGATAGGATATTTGGATGAAATGGGAGGGGATTCAAAGCCTTGTATTCCTGACGCTTGGCAAGAAGAAAAAACCACGATAAAGTTACCACCAATTGAAGGTAAAAGACTAAATATTTTAGGAATAATGAAACGAGATAATCAATTATTTTATGAGACACAGGTCGGAACGGTTACTAGCGAGATAGTTATTAATTTTCTGGATAAATATTGCCAAAATATACAGAAAAAAACTGTCATAATAATTGACCAAGCTTCCATTCATACCAGCGAGGCATTTATGGAGAAACTTGAGGAATGGGAAAAGAAAAACTTGAAAATATTTTGGTTGCCCACTTATTCACCTCATTTAAATTTAATTGAAATATTATGGAGATTTTTAAAATATGAATGGATTGAATTTAGCGCCTATAAAGACCGAAAGAGCCTCCTCGCTTACGTTAAAAAAGTGCTGGACAATTTTGGAGGCGAGTATGTAATTAATTTTGCCTAG